The proteins below are encoded in one region of Phaseolus vulgaris cultivar G19833 chromosome 1, P. vulgaris v2.0, whole genome shotgun sequence:
- the LOC137816224 gene encoding uncharacterized protein, whose protein sequence is MDMNNPFDVPSNYMLLEASGDSETDCSPTMEEHGCEIDREEDDALSCIYDSSETCNAAEINGNEFWNNDHVDDVGDEKKFEVHGTSYCDDGDDEMQEHQKSCVSDELGHELVDEMERNRRFWEACLAS, encoded by the coding sequence ATGGACATGAACAACCCTTTTGATGTCCCTTCTAATTACATGCTTCTTGAGGCCAGTGGTGACTCTGAAACTGATTGTAGCCCCACTATGGAAGAACATGGTTGTGAAATTGACAGAGAAGAGGATGATGCTCTATCCTGCATCTACGATAGTTCTGAGACGTGTAATGCTGCTGAGATCAATGGAAACGAGTTTTGGAATAATGATCATGTAGATGATGTTGGAGATGAGAAGAAATTTGAGGTTCATGGAACATCATATTGTGATGATGGTGATGATGAGATGCAAGAACACCAGAAGTCCTGTGTGTCTGATGAGTTGGGCCATGAATTGGTGGATGAGATGGAAAGGAACAGGAGGTTCTGGGAAGCTTGCTTGGCATCGTGA